Proteins encoded by one window of Papio anubis isolate 15944 chromosome 7, Panubis1.0, whole genome shotgun sequence:
- the DHRS1 gene encoding dehydrogenase/reductase SDR family member 1 isoform X2 produces MAAPMKGKVCVVTGASRGIGRGIALQLCKAGATVYITGRHLDTLRVAAQEAQSLGGRCVPVVCDSSQESEVRSLFEQVDREQQGHLDVLVNNAYAGVQTILNTRNKAFWETPASMWDDINNVGLRGHYFCSVYGARLMVPAGRGLIVVISSPGSLQYMFNVPYGVGKAAFKSIFSSAETTELSGKCVVALATDPNILSLSGKVLPSCDLARRYGLRDVDGRPVQDYLSLSSVLSHVSGVGWLASYLPSFLRVPKWIIALYTSKF; encoded by the exons ATGGCAGCTCCCATGAAGGGCAAAGTGTGTGTGGTGACTGGTGCCTCCAGGGGTATTGGCCGTGGCATTGCCTTGCAGCTCTGCAAAGCAGGTGCCACAGTTTACATCACTGGCCGCCATCTAGACACCCTTCGCGTTGCTGCTCAGGAG GCACAATCCCTCGGGGGCCGATGTGTGCCTGTGGTGTGCGATTCAAGCCAGGAGAGTGAAGTGCGAAGCCTGTTTGAGCAAGTGGATCGGGAACAGCAAGGGCATCTGGATGTGCTGGTCAACAACGCTTATGCAGGAGTCCAG ACGATCCTGAACACCAGGAATAAGGCATTCTGGGAAACCCCTGCCTCCATGTGGGATGATATCAACAACGTTGGACTCAG AGGCCACTACTTTTGCTCTGTGTATGGGGCACGGCTGATGGTACCAGCTGGCCGGGGGCTCATCGTGGTCATCTCCTCCCCTGGAAGCCTGCAGTATATGTTCAACGTCCCCTATGGTGTGGGCAAAGCTGCG TTCAAATCAATCTTCTCATCTGCAGAAACCACAGAATTGAGTGGCAAATGTGTGGTGGCTTTGGCAACAG ATCCCAATATCCTGAGCCTGAGTGGTAAGGTGCTACCATCCTGTGACCTTGCTCGACGCTATGGCCTTCGGGATGTGGACG GCCGCCCTGTCCAAGACTATTTGTCTTTGAGCTCTGTTCTCTCACACGTGTCCGGCGTGGGCTGGCTGGCCTCCTACTTGCCCTCCTTCCTCCGTGTGCCCAAGTGGATTATTGCCCTCTACACTAGCAAGTTCTAA
- the DHRS1 gene encoding dehydrogenase/reductase SDR family member 1 isoform X1 yields MAAPMKGKVCVVTGASRGIGRGIALQLCKAGATVYITGRHLDTLRVAAQEAQSLGGRCVPVVCDSSQESEVRSLFEQVDREQQGHLDVLVNNAYAGVQTILNTRNKAFWETPASMWDDINNVGLRGHYFCSVYGARLMVPAGRGLIVVISSPGSLQYMFNVPYGVGKAACDKLAADCAHELRRHGVSYVSLWPGIVQTELLKEHMAKEEVLKDPVFKQFKSIFSSAETTELSGKCVVALATDPNILSLSGKVLPSCDLARRYGLRDVDGRPVQDYLSLSSVLSHVSGVGWLASYLPSFLRVPKWIIALYTSKF; encoded by the exons ATGGCAGCTCCCATGAAGGGCAAAGTGTGTGTGGTGACTGGTGCCTCCAGGGGTATTGGCCGTGGCATTGCCTTGCAGCTCTGCAAAGCAGGTGCCACAGTTTACATCACTGGCCGCCATCTAGACACCCTTCGCGTTGCTGCTCAGGAG GCACAATCCCTCGGGGGCCGATGTGTGCCTGTGGTGTGCGATTCAAGCCAGGAGAGTGAAGTGCGAAGCCTGTTTGAGCAAGTGGATCGGGAACAGCAAGGGCATCTGGATGTGCTGGTCAACAACGCTTATGCAGGAGTCCAG ACGATCCTGAACACCAGGAATAAGGCATTCTGGGAAACCCCTGCCTCCATGTGGGATGATATCAACAACGTTGGACTCAG AGGCCACTACTTTTGCTCTGTGTATGGGGCACGGCTGATGGTACCAGCTGGCCGGGGGCTCATCGTGGTCATCTCCTCCCCTGGAAGCCTGCAGTATATGTTCAACGTCCCCTATGGTGTGGGCAAAGCTGCG TGTGACAAGCTGGCTGCTGACTGTGCCCATGAGCTGCGGCGCCATGGGGTCAGCTATGTGTCTCTGTGGCCAGGAATTGTGCAGACAGAACTGCTGAAGGAGCATATGGCAAAAGAGGAGGTCCTGAAGGATCCTGTGTTTAAGCAG TTCAAATCAATCTTCTCATCTGCAGAAACCACAGAATTGAGTGGCAAATGTGTGGTGGCTTTGGCAACAG ATCCCAATATCCTGAGCCTGAGTGGTAAGGTGCTACCATCCTGTGACCTTGCTCGACGCTATGGCCTTCGGGATGTGGACG GCCGCCCTGTCCAAGACTATTTGTCTTTGAGCTCTGTTCTCTCACACGTGTCCGGCGTGGGCTGGCTGGCCTCCTACTTGCCCTCCTTCCTCCGTGTGCCCAAGTGGATTATTGCCCTCTACACTAGCAAGTTCTAA